In Clostridia bacterium, one DNA window encodes the following:
- a CDS encoding LysM peptidoglycan-binding domain-containing protein, whose amino-acid sequence MSNGFVVLRPTMRNYYVGLVQEQLNMLGYDAGYVDNVYGNRTAEAVRRFQAFVGLPQTGEIEFRTWRRLFGGRPLPPLPVPYVVSGAEADNGAGADAGAGASSGGSDSSLPEMRQVERYIRVSLGRRQLQLLENTTQLGAWPVGIGKPATPTPTGTFSILNAAMDPGGPFGTRWLGVTENGIGIHGTNAPWSIGGEVSNGCIRMYNSDVEALFDQVWVGMRVVIAADGYVPGQVSRTYVVQPGDTLWLIGQRFGVPVGAIITANNLTSTAIYPGQVLIIPAVAEALPPPPPVPGTIRHVVQAGETLFSLAQRYGTTVEAIMAANRLTTTTIYVGQTLNIPVGAPASPSPRSTRYTVQPGDTLYLIAQRFGATAEAIMAANGLTSTTIYPGQVLIIP is encoded by the coding sequence ATGAGCAACGGTTTTGTAGTCTTGCGCCCGACTATGCGAAATTACTACGTGGGGCTGGTCCAGGAGCAGCTCAACATGCTGGGCTATGATGCCGGGTACGTTGACAACGTTTACGGCAATCGGACCGCTGAGGCGGTGAGACGGTTTCAAGCTTTTGTTGGCCTACCGCAGACGGGAGAGATTGAGTTCCGGACCTGGCGCCGCCTGTTTGGAGGGCGGCCTTTGCCTCCCTTGCCTGTACCTTATGTGGTTTCTGGAGCTGAGGCGGATAACGGCGCCGGCGCCGATGCCGGCGCGGGCGCCAGTAGTGGTGGAAGCGACAGCAGCCTGCCAGAAATGCGCCAGGTGGAGCGGTACATTAGAGTGAGCTTAGGACGGAGGCAGCTGCAACTTCTGGAGAATACCACCCAGCTGGGAGCTTGGCCGGTGGGTATCGGTAAGCCGGCTACCCCTACCCCCACGGGCACCTTTTCCATTTTAAATGCGGCCATGGATCCGGGCGGGCCGTTTGGTACCAGGTGGCTCGGGGTTACCGAAAACGGGATCGGCATTCATGGCACCAATGCCCCTTGGAGCATTGGCGGGGAAGTATCCAATGGCTGCATCCGCATGTACAATTCCGATGTGGAAGCTTTGTTTGACCAGGTATGGGTGGGAATGCGGGTAGTGATTGCTGCGGATGGTTACGTACCTGGACAGGTGAGCCGCACCTACGTGGTCCAGCCTGGCGACACCTTGTGGTTGATCGGGCAGCGATTTGGAGTTCCCGTCGGTGCCATCATTACTGCTAACAACCTTACCTCTACCGCCATTTATCCCGGCCAAGTCTTAATCATACCTGCGGTTGCCGAGGCGCTTCCACCGCCCCCGCCAGTGCCAGGAACGATTCGGCACGTAGTACAAGCTGGAGAGACCCTATTTTCCCTGGCCCAGCGCTACGGTACCACCGTGGAGGCGATCATGGCCGCCAACCGGCTCACCACTACCACCATCTACGTGGGCCAGACCCTAAACATCCCGGTGGGAGCGCCGGCTTCACCGAGCCCCAGGTCCACCCGTTATACGGTGCAGCCAGGAGATACCCTTTACTTGATTGCCCAAAGGTTTGGCGCCACCGCTGAAGCCATCATGGCCGCCAACGGCCTGACCAGCACCACCATCTACCCCGGCCAGGTGTTGATAATCCCCTAG
- a CDS encoding carboxymuconolactone decarboxylase family protein, producing MANALPGFIKLLEEKDPELYKVTSQLAELAMAPGALDAKTKVLIAMALDAAHGAREVVEALAGRARILGASEAEIREALRIAYYVAGNGTLATAVAAYPVSGSSPE from the coding sequence ATGGCCAATGCACTTCCAGGTTTCATAAAACTGTTGGAAGAAAAGGACCCGGAGCTTTATAAGGTGACCAGTCAGTTGGCCGAGCTGGCCATGGCACCAGGAGCTTTGGATGCCAAGACCAAGGTGCTGATTGCCATGGCCCTGGATGCTGCCCACGGTGCCAGGGAAGTAGTGGAGGCGCTGGCTGGTCGAGCCCGGATCTTGGGGGCTTCCGAAGCTGAAATCCGGGAAGCGTTGCGCATTGCCTACTACGTAGCCGGAAATGGCACCCTGGCCACTGCGGTTGCCGCTTATCCAGTCAGCGGCTCTAGCCCCGAGTAA